Genomic DNA from Halobaculum sp. CBA1158:
ACGGCGCGGGTCGTCTCCTGCAACACGACCGGCCTCTCGCGCCTGCTCGCCCCCCTGCGTGAGGAGTACGGGGTCGAGAAGGCTCGCGTCACGCTGGTCCGGCGCGGAGGCGACCCCGGACAGACCTCCCGCGGCCCGATCAACGACATCCTGCCGGACCCCGTCGAGATCCCCTCCCACCACGGTCCGGACGTGAACACCATCTTCCCGGACGTGGACATCGACACCCTCGGGGTGAAAGTGCCCGCGACGCTGATGCACCTCCACTCCGTGAACGTCACGCTGGAGTCGGAGCCGTCGGCCGAGGCGGTTCGAGAGCTACTCTCTGAGGAATCGCGGCTGTTTCTCGTCCCCGAGGAAACCGGGATCGACGGCACGGGGAAGCTCAAGGAGTTCGCCATGGACACCGGCCGGCCCCGCGGCGACCTCTGGGAGAACTGCATCTGGGAGGAGTCCGTCTCGATGGAGGGCCGCGACATGTACCTCTTCCAGTCGATCCACCAGGAGTCCGACGTGATCCCGGAGAACATCGACGCGGTCCGCGCCCTGCTGAACCGCGAGGACCGCGAGACGAGCATGGCGACGACCGACGAGACGCTCGGCGTCGGCCTCGAGTCGCTGTTCGACGGCCAGCGACAGCGCGTGGTGCCGCGAAGCAACGGCGACGATTGAGGCGACCGGGTCGGCCTACCCGCTGGAGTCCGCCTCGGCGCTGCGGACGAGCAGCTCGACGGCCGGCAGCGGCTCCCCGGTCAGCGCGCGGATGTACGCGCCGCCGGCGATGGAGACGTGCGAGAAGTCCCCCTCTGACATGCCGTACATCGTGATCGCCCGAGAGGTGTCGCCGCCGCCGACGACCGAGAAGCAGTCGGTGTCGGCGATGGCCTCCAGCACGCCGACGGTGCCGACGCTGAAGCGCTCGTCCTCGAAGACGCCCAGCGCGCCCTTCACGAAGACGGCCTCGGAGTCGCGGATCACGGGCTCGTAGTCTGCGACGGTGTCGGAGCCGATGTCGAGGAACGCGCGTTCTTTCGTCTCGATGTCGTCGACGGCGACCTCCGCGCGGTCGCCCTCGTCGCCCTCGAACGCGAGATCCGAAGGGAGCAGCACCCGGTCGCGCCGCTCCTCGAGCACGGCGCGGATCGTCTCTTCGTTGGCGTCCCACTGGTCGTCGAAGAGGTCCGTCTCCACGTCCTCACCGACCGGGTACCCCGCCGCGCGGAGGAACAGCTCGCCCGCGACGCCGCCGAGGAGGAACCGGTCGACCGTCTCGTCGAGCGCCTCCATCACGCCGATCACGTCGGTGGCTTTCGCCCCGCCGACGACCATCGTCACGTTCCCGTCGAACTCGCGGTCGGCGATGGCGGTATTCGCCTCGTACTCCGTCTGCATTACCCGGCCAGCGTAGCTCGGGAGGCGCAGCGGGAAGCCGACCAGCGAGGCGTGTTTGCGGTGTGCGGCGGAGTACGCGTCGTTGACGTACGCATCGAACTCCGGCGCGAGCGTCTCGACGAAGTCGCTCGCGGCGTGTTCCTCGGGCTCCCGCTCCGGCAGTTCGTCGTCGGTCATCCGGGTGTTCTCAAGCAGGAGCACGTCGCCGGCGTCGAGATCGCGGACGGCTTCCAGCGCGTCGTCACCGAAGGTGTCGGCGACGAAGTCCACGTCGACGCCGGCGTGTTCGGCGAGGACGTCGGCGTGCTGTGCCAGCGAGACGAAGGTGTCCCTACCGGGACGACCTTGGTGGGCCATGAGCGCGACGCGGTGGCCCGCCTCGGCGAGTTCCGCGACGGTCTCGGCGTGGCGGGAGAAGCGACGATTGTCGCGGACGACGCCGTCCTCGACCGGAGAGTTGAGGTCGAGGCGAACGAGGACGCGCTGGTCGGGTGGAAGATCGTCGAGGGTGCGGAAGGCGCTCATCACGCGACCAGTCGGCGGTGGCGGACTTAGAAGACGCGGATGAAGCGGATACCACGAACGCGGTCGCTGGCACGGCGGTGTGGCGTACAGGTGGCCGTGCTCGGGGCGGGGGTGAACCGGCTGGCGGCTTCGGTGCCCCCTCGGCGCGCCGTCGGGCCACGCAACCGCTTCCCGACGCGCCCTCGCGGTCAGCGCATCGGAAGGGCTGGTGCGGTATCGGATAAAAGGATTCGCCGTGACCGTCGCGAAGCCGGCTCGGTCGGCACACCGTTTCGATCGGTGCGGAGCGGTGCGGGACCGTCTCTCCGTCCCTCCGAAGCGCCCACCGCGCCTCGTCGCGCCTCGGCAGCCCTCGCCTCAGTCGTCGCCCGCTTCCGCCTCCGTCCGGGAGGTGCGTCGGGCCGCGCGGTCGATGAACTCCTGCGGGAGCTCGTCGATCTCGCCGGCCTGAACGCCCCAGAGGTGAGCGTAGAGGCCGTCCTCGCTCAGCAGCTCCTCGTGGTTTCCGCGTTCGGCGATCCGGCCGTCCTCGAGGACGACGATCTGGTCGGCGTCCTTGATGGTCGAGAGCCGGTGAGCGATGGCGAAGGTGGTTCGATCCTCGGTGAGCTTGTCGATGGAGCGCTGGATCAGCATCTCGGTCTCGGTGTCGACGTCGGAGGTCGCCTCGTCGAGCACGAGGATGTCGGGGTCCTTCAGCATCGCGCGGGCGATGGAGAGGCGCTGGCGCTGGCCCCCCGAGAGCTTCACGCCGCGCTCGCCGATCTCGGTGTCGTAGCCCTCCGGGAGGTTCGTGATGAACTCGTGGGCCTCCGCGGCCTTCGCGGCCTCGACGACCGCGTCCTCGTCGGCCTCGAAGGTGCCGTACGCGATGTTGTCGCGGACGGTCCCGTAGAACATGAACGTGTCCTGGCTCACGTAGCCGAGGGACTGGCGCAGGCTCGGGATCGTCACGTCGCGGATGTCTTGCCCGTCGATCGTGATGCTTCCCTCGTCCACGTCATACATCCGGAGCAGGAGCTTGAGAACGGTCGACTTGCCGGCACCGGTCGGCCCGACGAGCGCGACCGTCTCGCCGCCGTCGACGTCGAAGGAGATGTCGTCAACGATCGTCTCCTCCTCGTCGTAGCCGAACGTCACGTCGTCGTAAACGACCGAGCCGTCGCCGACGACGAGCTCCTCGGCCGCCGGGTCCTCTACGATCCGGGATGGGGTGTCCATCAGCCCGAACAGGCGGGCGCTGGAGGCGCGGGCGCGCTGGTACATGTTGATGATCGAGCCGAACTGCGCCATCGGCCAGATGAACCGCTGAGTGTAGAGGATGAACGTCGTGAACGTCCCGACCGTGAGGCTCCCACCACCGGTGATCCACGTCGGTGCGACCCCGAGCACCCAGAAACCGCCCACGCCGAAGGTGATGACGAAGCCGATGCCGGCGATGACCCGCAGGGCGGGGAAGAACTTGATCCGGGTGGTGATCGCGTCCCAGTTGGCGTCGTAGTACTCCCCGGAGACGTCGTCGACGCGGTCGGACTCGAAGCCCTCGGTGTTGAACGTCTTGATCACCTTGATACCGCCGAGGTTGTTCTCCAGCCGGGAGTTGAGGTGGCCGACCGTCGATCGGACCTCGGCGTACTTCGGCTGAATCACGTCGATGAACTTCCAGGTCACGGCGGCGATGATGGGCACCGGAAGCAACGAGACGAGCGCGAGCCGGGGATTAAGCCAGACCATGATGCCCGCGATACCGAGCACCATCACCGACAGACGAAACGCCGAGTTCATCCCGTCGTTGAGGAACCGCTCCAGTCGGTTCACGTCGTTCGAGAGCACGGACATCATCTCGCCGGTCTGCTTCTCGGCGAAGAAGTCCATGTTCAGCCGCTGCATCTTGTCGTAGGTGTCCGTGCGGATGTCGTGCTGGATGTTCTGTGCGAAGGAGTTCCAGCCGTAGTTGCGGATCCAGTGGAACACCGACCCGCCGAAGAACGCGAACGCTATCACGCCGAGGGTGAATACGAGTTGGCCGTTCGGCTCCGTCGGGAGCAACCCCTGCGGAACCAGCGGGAGCGCGAACTCGCGGTCGTTGCGGAAGATCGCGTCGATCGCCAGTCCGAGTAGCAGGGGAGGCAACAGGTCGAGCAACCGTGCGGCGACGCTCCCGAGGAACCCGAGGCTGAAGAACCGAACGTTCGGGACGCCGTACTCCGAGAACAACCGCTTCATCGGGTTTTCCGTCTTCTCACGGATGTCCTCGAAGGGGTCGTCTTCGTCGGAGGGATGACTCATTACGTACTCTCAGCGACACCAAGGCCCTAAACCGTTCGCTTCGAATCGAAACACGCGTCCGATCGGCGCTCGAGCCGTTCTCGATCCGTTGTGACCCGATGGGGCTCGCGGGGTCTGCGGCGTTCGCGGCGGAGACGTCAGTAGTCGCCGGCGATCTCGATCCTGTCGCCCGTCTCCGCGCCCGCGTCGTCGGTCCAGTTGTACGGCACCTCGAGCACGTACTTCCCCAGACCGCGGTAGCGCTTCAGATCGCCCTCGTCGGTCCCCTCGGGCGGGAGTTCGGCGTGGTGGATCCGGGTGATCGTGCCGTTTGCGGCGACGAACACGATGTCGATCCGGAACGCCATGTCGCGCATCACGTACGCCTGGGTGGCCTCGGCGTCGTGGACGAACAGCATGCCCTCGTCCTCGCCGAGCGATTCGGTGTTCGAGAGGCCGGTGTAGCGCTTCTCGTAGCTGTCGGCGACGCGGGCGTCGACGGACCCGAGTTCCGAGCCGTTCTCGTCGACGACCGAGACGGTGGTTCGGTCGTACTCGCCGTCGTTCGCGGCGTTCATCACCGCGCCGGTACACCCCGCCAGCGCGACGAGGAGCACGAGGAGGAGCGTGGCCGAGATCCGACCGTTCATGTCCCTACTGTCGGTGGCCTCGGGTGAAAGCGTGTCGGGGAAAAGTAAGCGTTATTCGACCGCGGCCGGTGTGTCCGGGCACGGGCTCGTGGTCTAGTGGTTATGACGCTTCCCTTACAAGGAAGAGATCGGTGGTTCAACTCCGCCCGAGCCCAGTCGAGTGCCGAGCGGAGCGAGCGCCGAGACGTTCTGCGAGGCGGAGTCTGAAGCAGGGAGTGAAGCGAGTAGTGCGAGGTCGAGCGAAGCGAGACCTCGGCGCGAGCGGAACGACCGTGGTTCAACTCCGCCCGAGCCCAGTTCTACCGCCGACACCGCGAGGATCGGAGCGACGAGCCGTCGGCGGCGTCTGGCGTGCCAGAAGTTGAGCCCTGCAGCCCTGCAAGTCGCTCGCAACGAGTGAAACGAGTCGTATCTGGCATTCCGCGAGGCGGAGTCTGAAGCAGGGAGCAGCTTCGCTGCGACCGTGGTTCAACTCCGCCCGAGATCAGTTCTGACGACAGCCGCGGCTCGTCACCCGTTTTTTATCCCTCCCCGTGGAACGGCCGGTCGATGCACGAGCGCACGTCAGGAGGGGGGAGTCGATGAACGGCAAGGCCATCGTCGCGGTGCTCGCGGTCGTCGTGATCGTCGCCGTCGGCGGCGCGGCGGCGTTCGTCGCCGGAATCGGCCCGATCGGAGACCTCGGTGGTGGCTCCGACGAGTCGACCGCCACGCCGCAGTCGACCGGGACCGTCTACGACGGGGCCGGCGGCTCGAACGACGGCGGTTCGGGAACGGAGGCCGATTCCGGCGGCGAGGAATCGATCCCACCGTACACCTTCGCGATCCAGTCGATCGACGAGTGCGGACAGACCTGTCGTGACGTGACGGTCCGCCTCGACAACAACCGCGATCAGACGGCCGAGGACGTCTCGGTGTTCACGCAGATCTACGCGGGCAACTCCACCGACAGCGGCGACCGCGTCTGGCAGGGGAACGAAGACGTCGGGAGCATGGAACCGCAGGGGTCGGTGACGCGCACCAGCCGGGTCGAACTCTCCTACTCGGAGGGGTATCAGGTGCAACAGGAGGACGGTTGGATCACCATCGTCACCACCGTCGAGTCGGCCGACGTGACGATCACGTTCCGGGAGCGTCGACAGGTCCTCTGACCGCCAGCCGGCACGGCGTTTCGAAACGCTTTTTCATACCGCCGAGGTTCGTTGAGACGCGCCGCCTTAGCTCAGATTGGGAGAGCACTCGACTGAAGATCGAGCTGTCCCCCGTTCAAATCGGGGAGGCGGCATTTTCTCCGGCCGACACCGCGAACGAGCGTAGCGAGTGAGCCGTCGGCCGATGGTACTGCGTCCACGACACGATTTGAACACGGAAGTCGCAGCGCGCGAACGAAGTGAGCGCGACCGTCTTCGGGAGTTCAAATCGGGGAGGCGGCATACTGCTCCGGGCGACGATGCGACGAGTGAGCCGTCGTCGAGGGACAACGACCTTGTCACCGGCTCACGATCACAGATCGATGAGTGTCGACTCAGGCCGACTCGATCGCCTCAAGCGACCGCTGTTGTACGTCATGGGACCGATCTACGTCGTCGCCGGTGTGTTGCACCTTCTCGCGCCCGAACCCTTCGCGCGGATCGTGCCGAGACGACTCCCGAAGCCTCGCCTGCTCGTGTACCTGTCGGGGCTGGCGGAGATCGCGCTCGGGATCGGCGTGTTGATCCCGCGGACGCGACGCGTCGCGGCGAAGGGGATCGCGCTCCTGTTGGTCGCGGTGTTTCCGGCGAACGTCAACATGGCCGTCAGCGACGCCGAACCCGAGGGACTCCCCGACTGGGCCGGCGGGATCTACCGCGCCGCGACGTGGGCGCGGCTCCCGCTGCAGTGGGTGTTGATCCGCTGGGCGTGGTGGTACACGACCCCGATGCCGGACGACAGAGAGTGATCGTGCGACGCGGGGGCTGCGGCGTGACCCGAGGATCGCGAACGCGACACCGGGCCGCGACCGCGACCCGGCGACCGTGAACGCGACACCGGACCGCGGACGCGTGAGTCGCGGACCGTACCCGCCGGGTGCCGGCCGCGATCATCGAAGCTCGCTTTCCCCCAGACGGGCCGGCGTGTCGCCGTCGGCGGTGCCGAACACCTCCCGAAGCCGTCCGAAGGCGTTCCTGACCGCGAACGTCGCGACCGGCCGGCCCCGAGGATGACTGTAGAGGTCGCCCAGCGACGCGGGCTCGCGGAGGTCCCCCCGCTCGGCGGCCCGAACCGCCCGCGTGAGCATGTCCTCCGAGGCGTCGAACTGCCGGCGCTTGACCGCCTCCCACGTGGGGGCGTCGTCGATGTCGACCCGCTTCAGCGCCGCTATCTCGCCGCCGTCGAGCGTCTCTGAGAGCCGCTGGACGGTGATTCCGGCGGTCGACTCGCCGTGGACGAACTCCCAGAAGCCCATCGGCTGGCCGCGGTACTCCCGGAGGTCGCCGTGGTGGAAGCTGACCACGCCGTGCTCCGGTGCAGAGAGCATCGCCCCGACGAGGAAGCCGAAGCCGAACCGCACGGCCACGTCGGCCTCCTCGGCGACCGCGTCGGCGACCCCTGCCGGGATCTCTCGCTTCCACCCGTCGACGATCCGGGGATCTATCGAGCGCTCGCGGATCGCCCCGCGGTCGACGACCGACGAGAGGGGCACGTGCTCCTCGTGGGGGATCGGTCCCGCGACCGCGTCGTTGAGCGTCGCCACGACGGCCCATTCGCGGAGTTCGAGCGCCCGTCGAATCGTCTCTGTGCGCGTGCGATCCGACTCGGGCTCGTCGTAGACAACTGTCGTGACCTCGCAGTCCGTGTGATCGAGGAGGTGCGCGAGCGCGTCCGCCTGCCACCGGGGGAGCGTTTCGCCGGCCGCGAGCAGGCACACTCTCACGGCGACGCCCCCGCGGCGACCGCGTCCGCGACGAGGTACTCGTCGGCGAGCGACGCCATCGTCCGGATCCGGAGATCCCCCTCGGGAACCGTCGCGAGGAACTCCAGGTACTCCGCCACCACCGCCCACTGGTGGGGGTTGCTGAGGTCGTATAGGTGACACCACAGGTGCAGCGGCGTGCCGGTCTCGATCGCCCGTCGCGTGCTCCGGCGGAGATACCGACCGTGGAGCCGCCGGCGCACCGCCGCCGGCACTGACCGAAACGGCGCGGGCGCGGGCGACTGCCCCGACGGGAGCGACGCCGCCGTCAGCGACGGGTACGTCGTGCAGTACGTCTCCAGGACGCCGTCGACGACCGCGGGCTCCCACAGCGGATGCGGGCCGACAGTCAGCTCCCGTAGCCGTCGAAGCCTGCCGTTCCCGCTCGTGTCGACCGCGTACCGGGCCGCGCGGACGCCGTGTTCGCGGAGCAGGTCGTTCGGCGGCCGGGAGTGGCGCGGCGGCACGATCGACGCCGATCCCGCATCGAGTTCGTCGTGGAGCGCCCGAGCGCGCCGGAGTTCGTGGTCGACGACCGCACGATCGACGCTGCCGCACAACACGTGCGAGAAGGTGTGGGTGCACAGTTCGTGGTCGACGGCGGCGTCGAGCACAGCCGGAGCGACCTCCGGGGCGTAGTAGAGCGGGTCGGCGGCGGCGTCCGTGCCCGGGTCGGCGTCGAACCACCCCGGCTCGTACGGCCCCGAATGGGACCCGTCGCAGTCGTCGAGGAGCAGATGTCCGACGACGTCGAAGGTGATCGGGACGCCGCACGCGTCGGCCGCTCGAAGGAGCTTCCGGAGGTGCGCGCGCTCGGGTGAGCCGTCCGTCGAGAGGTGTTCCGCGGCCGACCCAGAGAGGTCGTGAACGCCCCATCCCAACTCGATCTCGACGCTGATGGTCAGCGTCCCCGGCGCGTCGCGCCGGGACGTGTTCGGTTGCACTGTGCGGTCGGTGGTGCATCTCCGGCTTTGGTAGCCGGCCCGTAACGCCGATCACGGCCACGCTTATGCCGCGGGTCGGCGAACGCGGACCCGATGACGAAGCTCGCGATCACCCTGCGACGGCGAGACGACGCGACGTTCGAGGAGTTTCGGGAGCACTACCTCGAGGAACACGCGCCGCTGGCGGCCGACCTCCCCGGTCTGGAGCGGTACACGGTGTCCTTCCCGAACGACCCCGACGACGCCTCTTACGACGCGCTGGCGGAGCTGTACTTCGCAGACGACGAGGCGATGGCCGAGTCGTTCGCCTCCGAGATCGGCCGCGAGGTGACCGCCGACGCCGAGACGTTCGCCGACATGGACGCCGCCGAGCGGGTGGTCCTCGAAGAGCACGTCGAGGTGGCGTGAACACCGGCGATCAGAGTCGTCAATCCGACCCGACTCCGTGGGGACCGTCGCGACCGCAGCGACCGCGAGGACCGACGGAGCCGCCGTCAATTCCGTGGTACGCACGCGAGCGAGTCCAGCGAGCCGTCACGCGGCGGAGCGCGCGGAGCGTTCACACGGGCGGCCGTGACTCGGAAGGGTTATCCGTCGCCCTCCGCACGTAACGGGTATGGCAACTGGGAAGGTCGACTTCTTCAACGACACCGGCGGCTACGGATTCATCGATACTGAGGACGCGGACGAGGACGTCTTCTTCCACATGGAGGACGTTGGCGGCCCTGACCTGGAAGAGGGTCAGGAGGTCGAGTTCGACATCGAGGAGGCCGAGAAGGGCCCCCGCGCGACGAATCTGCAGCGCCTGTAAGGCACCGACGACACGGACGCAGTCCGTGCCGCAGTTTTCACCGTTTTTCACCCGATAGCGAGCGACCGTGCCGCCGTACGCACGGCCCCCGACGGCCGCTCGCCAGCGGCGGCCCCACGCCCCTCGGGATCAGCGCCGGGGTGCTTTTCCACATCGGTGCCGAAGCCCCCGACGTGACCGCGCTCGCACGAGGGGTACCGTGACGGCGACGACGCTCCACGAGCCGTCCCACCGGGAGGCGCTGTGGGCGCTCGAGGACGCCTTCGACCGCGGGGACCTGGTCTCGGTGTTCGGCACCTGCACCGTCGAGTACGACGGCCGGGCGGCCTCGTCGCTGGGGCCGGGCGCGCGCCTGCTGGTGCTCAAGCCCGACGGCGCGGCGCTGGTCCACACCGACGAGGGGCGGACGCCGGTGAACTGGCAGCCGCCGGGAAGCCGGCACCGCGCGGCCGTCAGCGACGGTCGCCTGCGCGTCCGTAGCGTCCGCACGTCGCCCGCGGAGACGCTCGACGTGCGCTTCTCGACGGTCGAGCACCTCGCGGCCTACGGCGTCACCGGCGGGCGGGCCGTCGAGGTGGTCGGCAGCGAGGCCGACCTGAAGCGCCGCGTCGTCGCCGATCCCTCCGTGGTGGAACCGGGATTCGAGCCGCTGGCGACCGAGCGCGAGACCGAGGCCGGTCCCGTGGACGTGTTCGGGCGCGACGCCGAGGGTCGCCCCGTCGTGGTGGAGCTGAAGCGTCGCCGCGTCGGCCCCGACGCCGCCGGCCAGCTGGCTCGCTACGTCCGCGCCGTCGAGCGCGAGGAGCCCGACGGCACCGCAGTCCGCGGGATCCTCGTCGCGCCGTCGATCACCGACCGCGCGCGCGACGTGCTCTCCGAGGCCGGACTCGAACACGTCGCAGCCGATCCCCCCGACGAGCCGCCGGAACAGCACGAGTAGGGAGACGAGTCGACCGGGTCGGTCGCGTGGGCGACTCGGCCGCCGCGGGGATCTCCGTGCGGCCGACGCGCACGGTCGGGCCCGCGAAACGTAGGGTTTAACCACGGCACCGCCGTCGACTCGGACAAGTAACCATGTCCGAGAAACCGGCCTCCATGTACCGGAAGATCGACAAGCCGTCGTACACGCGGCGCGACTACGTCACCGGTATTCCTGGCTCGAAGATCGCACAGCACAACATGGGCGACCTGACCACCGACCCCGAGGACTATCCGGTCCACATCTCGCTGGTCACCGAGGAGGACGTCCAGATCCGACACGGCTCGCTCGAGTCCGCGCGCCTGTCGGCCAACCGCCACCTCATCCGCGAACTCGGCGAGGGCAACTACAAGATGGTCCTGCGGAAGTTCCCCCACCAGATCCTCCGGGAGAACAAGCAGGCGACCGGCGCGGGCGCGGACCGCGTCTCCGACGGAATGCGCCAGGCGTTCGGCAAGCCCGTCGGCACAGCCGCGCGCATGAACGCCGGCGAGATCGTCTTCACAGCGTACGTCGACGTCGACCAGGCCGACGCCGTCAAGGAGGCGTTCCGCCGCGCGTACAACAAGATGTCCCCGCCGTTCCGCGTCGTCGTGGAGAAGGGCGAGGACCTGCTGGTCCGGTAACTCGGAGGACTCGCGGCCGCGGTTCCTCGATTCTCAGTCCGTAAGCGGCGGCGTATTCGGTCGCGTCGTTCACGTTGCCCGAGTCGATCGCGTCGTTCCGCCGTCCACGTCGCCGGAGTCGCTCGTTCGTCCCCGTCGTCCTCGAAACGACAACGCGAATCCGTGTGAACGACTGGACGCCGCCGGCAACGACGCCACACTCCGGCAGGCATTTGACCGCGGACCGAGCACTCTGGGGTATGTCAGGAGTACGCGTGGCGGGCGTCGGTCTCACCCCGTTCGGCGAGCACGCCGGGCGGACCGGTCGCGACCTGTTCGCGGAGGCGTCGCTCGCGGCGCTCGAGGACGCCGGCGTCCCCAGGGACGACGTGGAACATCTCAACTACGGCAACTTCATGGGCGCGCTCGCCGAGCGACAGGGCCACCAGGCACCGCTGATGGCGGAGGCCGCGGGCCTTCGATGTGCGGGCACGCGCTACGAGGAGGCGTGCGCCTCCGCCGGCGTCGCGGTTCGGGAGGCCGTGCGGGCGGTCCGGTCGGGCGAGAACGACGTGATGCTCGCCGGCGGGATGGAGCGCATGACGAACCTCTCGACGGCGGAGGTGACCGAGTCGCTGGCGGTCGCCGCGGACGAGCTGTTCGAGGTGCGCGCGGGCGTCACCTTCCCCGGCGCGTACGCGCTGATGGCCCGGGCGTACTTCGACGAGCACGGCGGCGACCGGGAAGACCTCGCCCACGTCGCGGCCAAGAACCACGCGAACGCCGTCCCCAACGAGTACGCCCAGTACCGCCGGGAGGTGAGCGTCGAGGAGGCGCTCGACTCCCCGCCGGTGGCGTCCCCGCTGCACCTGTTCGACGCGT
This window encodes:
- a CDS encoding formyltransferase family protein; translation: MRVCLLAAGETLPRWQADALAHLLDHTDCEVTTVVYDEPESDRTRTETIRRALELREWAVVATLNDAVAGPIPHEEHVPLSSVVDRGAIRERSIDPRIVDGWKREIPAGVADAVAEEADVAVRFGFGFLVGAMLSAPEHGVVSFHHGDLREYRGQPMGFWEFVHGESTAGITVQRLSETLDGGEIAALKRVDIDDAPTWEAVKRRQFDASEDMLTRAVRAAERGDLREPASLGDLYSHPRGRPVATFAVRNAFGRLREVFGTADGDTPARLGESELR
- a CDS encoding DUF192 domain-containing protein, giving the protein MNGRISATLLLVLLVALAGCTGAVMNAANDGEYDRTTVSVVDENGSELGSVDARVADSYEKRYTGLSNTESLGEDEGMLFVHDAEATQAYVMRDMAFRIDIVFVAANGTITRIHHAELPPEGTDEGDLKRYRGLGKYVLEVPYNWTDDAGAETGDRIEIAGDY
- a CDS encoding cold-shock protein, which gives rise to MATGKVDFFNDTGGYGFIDTEDADEDVFFHMEDVGGPDLEEGQEVEFDIEEAEKGPRATNLQRL
- a CDS encoding DoxX family membrane protein; translated protein: MSVDSGRLDRLKRPLLYVMGPIYVVAGVLHLLAPEPFARIVPRRLPKPRLLVYLSGLAEIALGIGVLIPRTRRVAAKGIALLLVAVFPANVNMAVSDAEPEGLPDWAGGIYRAATWARLPLQWVLIRWAWWYTTPMPDDRE
- the nucS gene encoding endonuclease NucS, with translation MTATTLHEPSHREALWALEDAFDRGDLVSVFGTCTVEYDGRAASSLGPGARLLVLKPDGAALVHTDEGRTPVNWQPPGSRHRAAVSDGRLRVRSVRTSPAETLDVRFSTVEHLAAYGVTGGRAVEVVGSEADLKRRVVADPSVVEPGFEPLATERETEAGPVDVFGRDAEGRPVVVELKRRRVGPDAAGQLARYVRAVEREEPDGTAVRGILVAPSITDRARDVLSEAGLEHVAADPPDEPPEQHE
- a CDS encoding EthD family reductase, translated to MTKLAITLRRRDDATFEEFREHYLEEHAPLAADLPGLERYTVSFPNDPDDASYDALAELYFADDEAMAESFASEIGREVTADAETFADMDAAERVVLEEHVEVA
- a CDS encoding phosphoglycerate kinase, whose translation is MSAFRTLDDLPPDQRVLVRLDLNSPVEDGVVRDNRRFSRHAETVAELAEAGHRVALMAHQGRPGRDTFVSLAQHADVLAEHAGVDVDFVADTFGDDALEAVRDLDAGDVLLLENTRMTDDELPEREPEEHAASDFVETLAPEFDAYVNDAYSAAHRKHASLVGFPLRLPSYAGRVMQTEYEANTAIADREFDGNVTMVVGGAKATDVIGVMEALDETVDRFLLGGVAGELFLRAAGYPVGEDVETDLFDDQWDANEETIRAVLEERRDRVLLPSDLAFEGDEGDRAEVAVDDIETKERAFLDIGSDTVADYEPVIRDSEAVFVKGALGVFEDERFSVGTVGVLEAIADTDCFSVVGGGDTSRAITMYGMSEGDFSHVSIAGGAYIRALTGEPLPAVELLVRSAEADSSG
- a CDS encoding ABC transporter ATP-binding protein, encoding MSHPSDEDDPFEDIREKTENPMKRLFSEYGVPNVRFFSLGFLGSVAARLLDLLPPLLLGLAIDAIFRNDREFALPLVPQGLLPTEPNGQLVFTLGVIAFAFFGGSVFHWIRNYGWNSFAQNIQHDIRTDTYDKMQRLNMDFFAEKQTGEMMSVLSNDVNRLERFLNDGMNSAFRLSVMVLGIAGIMVWLNPRLALVSLLPVPIIAAVTWKFIDVIQPKYAEVRSTVGHLNSRLENNLGGIKVIKTFNTEGFESDRVDDVSGEYYDANWDAITTRIKFFPALRVIAGIGFVITFGVGGFWVLGVAPTWITGGGSLTVGTFTTFILYTQRFIWPMAQFGSIINMYQRARASSARLFGLMDTPSRIVEDPAAEELVVGDGSVVYDDVTFGYDEEETIVDDISFDVDGGETVALVGPTGAGKSTVLKLLLRMYDVDEGSITIDGQDIRDVTIPSLRQSLGYVSQDTFMFYGTVRDNIAYGTFEADEDAVVEAAKAAEAHEFITNLPEGYDTEIGERGVKLSGGQRQRLSIARAMLKDPDILVLDEATSDVDTETEMLIQRSIDKLTEDRTTFAIAHRLSTIKDADQIVVLEDGRIAERGNHEELLSEDGLYAHLWGVQAGEIDELPQEFIDRAARRTSRTEAEAGDD
- a CDS encoding thiolase domain-containing protein translates to MSGVRVAGVGLTPFGEHAGRTGRDLFAEASLAALEDAGVPRDDVEHLNYGNFMGALAERQGHQAPLMAEAAGLRCAGTRYEEACASAGVAVREAVRAVRSGENDVMLAGGMERMTNLSTAEVTESLAVAADELFEVRAGVTFPGAYALMARAYFDEHGGDREDLAHVAAKNHANAVPNEYAQYRREVSVEEALDSPPVASPLHLFDACPITDGASALVLVSEEYAEEHDLDAPVAITGTGQGGDRLALQDRPEMSGTPAAADAAAEAYDDAGVTSDEVEVAEVHDCFTIAEVMAIEALGFFEPGEGIAAARRGDTTREGDLPVNLSGGLKAKGHPVGATGGSQIAEMTRLLRGDHPNSDAVADAEVGLTHNAGGTVASAVVHVLEVAE
- a CDS encoding type II glyceraldehyde-3-phosphate dehydrogenase; this encodes MIQVGVNGYGTIGKRVADAVAAQPDMDLTGVAKTRPNFEAEAAVRKGYPLYAAIPDRADQFREAGIDLAGEVEDMVMTADVIIDTTPSGIGADNRELYERYDTPAIFQGGEDADVADVSFNARSNYDAATGDDVETARVVSCNTTGLSRLLAPLREEYGVEKARVTLVRRGGDPGQTSRGPINDILPDPVEIPSHHGPDVNTIFPDVDIDTLGVKVPATLMHLHSVNVTLESEPSAEAVRELLSEESRLFLVPEETGIDGTGKLKEFAMDTGRPRGDLWENCIWEESVSMEGRDMYLFQSIHQESDVIPENIDAVRALLNREDRETSMATTDETLGVGLESLFDGQRQRVVPRSNGDD
- a CDS encoding 50S ribosomal protein L16 codes for the protein MSEKPASMYRKIDKPSYTRRDYVTGIPGSKIAQHNMGDLTTDPEDYPVHISLVTEEDVQIRHGSLESARLSANRHLIRELGEGNYKMVLRKFPHQILRENKQATGAGADRVSDGMRQAFGKPVGTAARMNAGEIVFTAYVDVDQADAVKEAFRRAYNKMSPPFRVVVEKGEDLLVR